Proteins from a genomic interval of Streptomyces sp. NBC_01445:
- a CDS encoding sugar ABC transporter substrate-binding protein, whose amino-acid sequence MRTARTAATLIAVVALAAGCSSSGGKTSEDKADDSGGGKSAGTPRLKIAMVTHSGEGDTFWDIVQSGAKQAAAKDNVQFLYSNDKEAKGQAELVQSAIDKKVDGIVVTLAKPEAMKAVLAKAKDAGIPVVTINSGGEFSQRFGALTHIGQDESVAGEAVGSELNARGRKKALCVIHEQGNVSLEQRCAGVKKTFKGTVENLNVEGTNAPASQSSIEAKLQAAKDIDAVVALGAPTAAVAVKAKQDAGSEAEVDTFDLNAAVVKSLKAKDVGFAVDQQPYLQGYLAVDELWLYRTNANVIGGGKPVLTGPAIVTEKDVPKLEKYTARGTR is encoded by the coding sequence ATGCGCACAGCCCGCACGGCAGCAACCCTCATTGCGGTCGTCGCACTCGCGGCCGGATGCAGCAGCTCCGGAGGCAAGACCTCCGAGGACAAGGCCGACGACTCAGGGGGCGGCAAGTCCGCCGGCACGCCCCGCCTGAAGATCGCGATGGTCACGCACTCCGGTGAGGGCGACACCTTCTGGGACATCGTCCAGAGCGGCGCCAAGCAGGCCGCCGCCAAGGACAACGTCCAGTTCCTCTACTCGAACGACAAAGAGGCCAAGGGGCAGGCCGAGCTGGTCCAGTCGGCGATCGACAAGAAGGTCGACGGGATCGTCGTCACCCTGGCCAAGCCCGAGGCCATGAAGGCCGTACTCGCCAAGGCGAAGGACGCCGGGATCCCGGTCGTCACGATCAACTCCGGCGGCGAGTTCTCGCAGCGGTTCGGCGCGCTCACCCACATCGGGCAGGACGAGTCCGTGGCCGGCGAGGCAGTCGGCAGCGAACTCAACGCGCGGGGCAGGAAGAAGGCGCTCTGCGTCATCCATGAACAGGGCAACGTCTCCCTGGAGCAGCGCTGCGCCGGCGTCAAGAAGACCTTCAAGGGCACCGTCGAGAACCTCAACGTCGAGGGCACCAACGCCCCCGCGTCCCAGTCGTCCATCGAGGCCAAGCTCCAGGCGGCCAAGGACATCGACGCGGTCGTCGCGCTCGGCGCCCCCACCGCTGCCGTCGCCGTCAAGGCCAAGCAGGACGCGGGCAGCGAGGCGGAGGTGGACACCTTCGACCTGAACGCGGCCGTGGTGAAGAGCCTCAAGGCCAAGGACGTGGGCTTCGCCGTCGACCAGCAGCCCTACCTGCAGGGCTATCTCGCAGTCGACGAACTGTGGCTCTACCGCACCAACGCCAACGTCATCGGCGGCGGAAAGCCGGTCCTGACAGGCCCCGCGATCGTGACCGAGAAGGACGTGCCGAAGCTTGAGAAGTACACCGCGCGCGGTACCCGGTGA
- a CDS encoding ABC transporter permease, protein MSAAAPGTPPLTDERLLKTSPLRKLMGRPELGSVVGAIAVFLFFAIFADSFLRASSLATVLYASSTIGIMAVPVALLMIGGEFDLSAGVMVTTSALVSSMFSYQMTANVWVGVGVSLLFTLAIGVFNGVMLTRTDPPSFIITLGTFLMLTGMNLGFTKLISGTVSTKSISDMEGFSSAKDVFASTLTVGGVDFKITILWWLALIVVATWILLRTRVGNWIYAVGGGEDAARAVGVPVNKTKIGLYMGVAFGAWISGQHLLFSFEVVQSGEGVGNELIYIIAAVIGGCLITGGYGSAVGAAIGALIFGMTSKGIVFAEWNPDWFKFFLGAMLLLATLLNAWVRKRAEATK, encoded by the coding sequence ATGAGCGCCGCCGCACCAGGGACCCCGCCGCTGACGGACGAGCGGCTCCTGAAGACGTCACCGCTGCGCAAGCTCATGGGCCGGCCCGAACTCGGCTCGGTCGTCGGCGCCATCGCCGTCTTCCTCTTCTTCGCGATCTTCGCGGACAGCTTCCTGCGGGCCTCCAGCCTCGCCACGGTCCTGTACGCGTCGTCGACGATCGGCATCATGGCCGTACCCGTGGCCCTGCTGATGATCGGCGGCGAGTTCGACCTCTCCGCCGGTGTCATGGTCACCACGTCCGCGCTGGTCTCGTCGATGTTCAGCTACCAGATGACGGCCAACGTCTGGGTCGGTGTGGGCGTCTCGCTCCTGTTCACGCTCGCCATCGGCGTGTTCAACGGCGTCATGCTGACCCGCACGGACCCACCGAGCTTCATCATCACGCTCGGCACGTTCCTGATGCTGACCGGCATGAACCTCGGCTTCACCAAGCTGATCAGCGGCACCGTCTCCACCAAGTCGATCTCCGACATGGAGGGCTTCTCCTCCGCGAAGGACGTCTTCGCCTCCACGCTCACCGTCGGCGGAGTCGACTTCAAGATCACCATCCTGTGGTGGCTCGCCCTGATCGTCGTCGCCACCTGGATCCTGCTGCGCACCCGCGTCGGCAACTGGATCTACGCGGTCGGCGGCGGCGAGGATGCGGCCCGCGCCGTCGGTGTCCCGGTCAACAAGACCAAGATCGGCCTGTACATGGGCGTCGCCTTCGGCGCCTGGATCTCGGGGCAGCACCTGCTGTTCTCGTTCGAGGTCGTGCAGTCCGGCGAGGGCGTCGGCAACGAGCTGATCTACATCATCGCGGCCGTCATCGGCGGCTGTCTGATCACCGGCGGCTACGGTTCCGCGGTCGGCGCGGCCATCGGCGCCCTGATCTTCGGCATGACGAGCAAGGGCATCGTGTTCGCCGAGTGGAACCCGGACTGGTTCAAGTTCTTCCTCGGGGCGATGCTGCTCCTCGCGACCCTGCTCAACGCGTGGGTCCGCAAGCGCGCGGAGGCGACGAAATGA
- a CDS encoding sugar ABC transporter substrate-binding protein yields MARFRSWVSIALAGAVGLTLAGCSSTGGKRAEDARKAASAQGRAAVNTPRWTVAMVTHSGDGDTFWDIVQSGAKQAAIKDNINFLYSHSDEAQQQAQLVDAAVDKKVDGLIVTLAKPDAMKAAVARAEKAGIPVITVNSGSEESKKFGALTHIGQDETIAGRAVGEELNKRGRKKALCILHEQGNVGHEQRCAGAKETFKGQMQNLYVEGTNMPDVQSSIGAKLQADKSIDSVVTLGAPFAATAVKAKQDAGSKAEIDTFDLNEKVAGGLKDGTLGFAVDQQPYLQGYEAVDLLWLYRYNADVLGGGKPVLTGPQIITKDQAAKLEEYTNRGTR; encoded by the coding sequence GTGGCACGGTTTCGGAGCTGGGTGAGCATCGCCCTCGCAGGAGCAGTCGGTCTCACCCTCGCGGGATGCAGCAGCACCGGCGGCAAGCGGGCGGAGGACGCCAGGAAGGCGGCCTCGGCCCAGGGCAGGGCCGCGGTGAACACCCCGCGCTGGACTGTCGCCATGGTGACCCATTCAGGCGACGGCGACACCTTCTGGGACATCGTCCAGAGCGGCGCCAAGCAGGCCGCGATCAAGGACAACATCAACTTCCTGTACTCGCACAGCGACGAGGCGCAGCAGCAGGCCCAGCTCGTCGACGCGGCCGTGGACAAGAAGGTCGACGGCCTGATCGTCACGCTCGCGAAGCCCGACGCCATGAAGGCCGCCGTCGCCCGCGCCGAGAAGGCCGGCATCCCCGTGATCACCGTGAACTCCGGCTCCGAGGAGTCCAAGAAGTTCGGCGCGCTCACGCACATCGGGCAGGACGAGACGATCGCGGGCCGGGCCGTCGGCGAGGAGCTGAACAAGCGCGGCCGCAAGAAGGCCCTGTGCATCCTGCACGAGCAGGGCAACGTCGGCCACGAGCAGCGCTGCGCCGGCGCCAAGGAGACCTTCAAGGGCCAGATGCAGAACCTGTACGTCGAGGGCACCAACATGCCCGACGTCCAGTCCTCCATCGGCGCCAAGCTCCAGGCCGACAAGTCCATCGACTCCGTCGTCACGCTCGGCGCGCCCTTCGCCGCCACCGCCGTGAAGGCCAAGCAGGACGCGGGCAGCAAGGCCGAGATCGACACCTTCGACCTCAACGAGAAGGTCGCCGGCGGCCTGAAGGACGGCACACTCGGCTTCGCCGTCGACCAGCAGCCCTACCTCCAGGGGTACGAGGCCGTGGACCTGCTCTGGCTCTACCGCTACAACGCGGACGTCCTCGGGGGCGGCAAGCCGGTCCTCACCGGACCGCAGATCATCACCAAGGACCAGGCGGCCAAGCTCGAGGAGTACACGAACCGGGGGACACGATGA